ATGGTCGCTAAATAATCGTAATGCCGCTGTCGTGGTCGAAAAGATGAATTTTGCCGAGGTCAAACTCAAACGCGACGGCCTCACCAGGCACCGGTTTAAAGTCAGGTTTGACCCGCACCACCATGCCCTGACTGCCTACCCGCACATTCAGGTAGTTCTCCGAGCCCATCGGTTCAACCACTTCCACCGTTGCCTGGGCATGGCCGCTGCCGGTCGCCGGCCGCATATGCTCCGGCCGCACGCCAAGCGTAACTTCCCTGCCCACAACGCCGGCCAGTTTGTCGGCCATCGCCGCCGGCAAGGCTACTTGCAGGCCCTGGGCGATCAGTTTTAAGCCGTCGGCGCGTTCGAGCCGGCAGGTCAAAAAGTTCATGGGCGGTGTGCCGATGAAGCCGGCGACGAACTTGTTCGCCGGACTGTCGTAAATAGTCTGCGGGTCGGCGATCTGCTGGATTACGCCGTCCCGCATAACCACAATGCGGTCGGCCATCGTCATAGCCTCGACCTGGTCGTGCGTAACATAGATGGTGGTAGTTTTCAGCCGGTTGTGCAGTTTGGCGATCTCGGTCCGCATCTGGACGCGCAGCTTGGCATCC
This genomic interval from Sporolituus thermophilus DSM 23256 contains the following:
- a CDS encoding ABC transporter ATP-binding protein, which produces MGRVVCEHVVKKFGEIYAVHDFNIDIADNEFIVIVGPSGCGKSTTLRMVAGLEQQTSGNIYIGGVLVNDKEPRDRNIAMVFQNYALYPHMNVYENMAFALKLRNVPKAEIDRRVKEAAEILSIGQYLHRKPRELSGGQRQRVALGRAIVREPAVFLMDEPLSNLDAKLRVQMRTEIAKLHNRLKTTTIYVTHDQVEAMTMADRIVVMRDGVIQQIADPQTIYDSPANKFVAGFIGTPPMNFLTCRLERADGLKLIAQGLQVALPAAMADKLAGVVGREVTLGVRPEHMRPATGSGHAQATVEVVEPMGSENYLNVRVGSQGMVVRVKPDFKPVPGEAVAFEFDLGKIHLFDHDSGITII